The DNA segment TAGCATTTTAAGTATGCTGCACGAATTGTTTATAGGTTCTGATTTGTCTGTATATGTGAGCGCGTGcggatgtgtgtgtaaagaggcagagagagagagagagagatgtagagagtaAAGTGAGAGTGACTGTGTAGGCTACAATGCAGCGTGTCTTCTATATGTATGTAATGTTacgctgttgtgtgtgtgtgctgttgtcTCCCACATAGGGCATGGGGGTGTGAACCAGCTCGGAGGGGTGTTTGTGAACGGCAGACCCCTACCTGACGTGGTTCGGCAGAGGATCGTGGAGCTGGCACACCAAGGGGTCAGGCCGTGTGACATCTCTAGACAGCTCCGGGTCAGCCATGGCTGTGTCAGCAAAATTCTCGGCAGGTAGGGCAAAAATAAGAAGTCCCACTGAAATCAAACCTTCAGGGCGCCATTGAGTTATTATGCCATTTCTGTCAGACACCTAGGCCTGTTCCTCAGTCTCTTTTTAAGACAAAATTTGAGGAGGCTGAGAAGTGCCCAGTCAAACATAATCCCAGCAACAACTACCggatgtgtaataaacagtaacgagtttattatttctttacgTTGCTCCCCCTTGGTCAGATTATTTTGCTTTGATTGATAGCTAGTGCACTCGGGAGAggataataaaatgtttactgGGAACGTTTTACATATGTATCTTTgaattttctgaaatattttttttcagctaTCAAAAGGATTTCACGAGgtattttgttttatacacTTGGAATGTTCGATACGATATGAAATATGAGTTATATATCCTGTTACCTTTGGCTGCATGGTATATCACCTTTAATGATGAAAaaccttttaataataataataataaaataatagtaataataataataataataataataataataaacttagAATAACGTAAAATGTTCAAAGGCTGAAGTCATAAAAAAGCTTATTAGTACACTACAAATGTACTTTCGTAAATTATTGCTCCAAATGACTGGTAACACAAATGATTCAGACCATTTCCAGGGAATCATCACAAGCATTTTGATATAGTATACTTAATAtgatatacaaaaatatataataatgatatataatatgaTACAAAAAACTTATAATAAGGCTATTGTAGGCGACTAATAGGTAAGCCGCGCGACTAAGAGTATTAGACATCTTATATTTTAACGACTAATTCCCCCTTCTTGTCTTGCAGATACTACGAAACTGGCAGTATTAAACCTGGAGTTATCGGCGGTTCCAAACCAAAAGTGGCCACTCCAAAAGTTGTGGATAAAATTGCAGAGTATAAGCGGCAGAACCCCACCATGTTCGCCTGGGAGATCAGAGACCGACTTCTTGCCGAAGGCGTCTGTGACAACGACACGGTTCCAAGCGTATCCTCCATCAAcaggtaaaaaaataattatacttatatatatatatatatatatatataaccagcTTAATGCAGCTTGCTGAAAAAGCCGTAATTACTCATAATTACGCATTACATTTTAGAAATCTTCTCTCATCTATAACGCACAGTGATTAGCACCGTAATATCATAACTGCATTAACAAGGTCAAGTTTTCTTGCCAAACAAATTTGTATTGAAGCGTTGGAGCAGGAACAGCAGGGCAACATAGACGAAACTATTAGTCTACAGATTAACAGGTGTAAAAGTTTAGCAGCTACACAAACGTAGTCGTGGACACGGGCCTGGAAAAGTAATCACTCCGTTAAGAAAGATTCATCAGTAGTGAGTTGTTCATGATGGTCTCAGGCATGCAATTCAACGGCAGATCTGTGGTCCACAACGGCAAAGTCACATCTGTCCCGCTTAAACCCAAATCAATAACCTGTAAAAAGATCCAGTGGCGTCGGGAAACACACGGCCCCCTCGCTCAATACCGCATTACTGCTACAGGATCGCCTCCTTATTTCAGCAGGTTAGGAAATCTAGCAGTAACCTAGAGTGCgcccaatatatatatatatatatatatatatatatatatatatatatatatatatatatatatatatgtctgtgtgtgtgtgtgtgtgtgtgtgtgtgtgattaatttgTTGCATTTTTGTGCAATAAATAGTACACCCACAGCCTCATTATTTTTAGTGCGACAAAttagttttaattattaaagatGACGTCGTATGTGTTTAATCTTTTTCATTtagattattaatattttatttgtacagtagaaggaaggaagggaggaataaataaacaaataaataaataagtaagtaagtaagtaagtaagtagggAAAAAGGCGGAAATACCAGCCACCGGCGTTTTGCGCATGAATATTAATCTCGCCGCGAAACTAGCAGCAGCGTTAACCACTCGCTACTTATTCACTTTTTgctcattaaaacacaaaggGCTAGAGAAAAAGTATCCCGAGTGAGCTGGGGAAAAAGCAGAAGTGTGTGGAAAGGCCTTGCTGCGAGCGCTAGTGCTGAACTTTGGTTAGGAGGCACTGTTCCAGAGAGGCGGCCAGCAGCATTACACTTTAATGAGCTGCACAGAGAGCATGGACCGAGCCGCACTGGATACTGCCGAGGAAAAAATGTATGAGTGCAAgagagactgaaaaaaaaaataatttcatgcaCCGTGACCTCTTAAAAGGGGAGATTTGAACTGTTCTTCACCCGGATGTGGTAAACTCTGAATTTGCATTAATGAATGACATCAAAAGAAGAACCATTTGTTTGTCTGGCTTTGAAAACGTTAACGATGGTTAACcaaatttaattaaatctatCAATAATTTTGGTATATGACTATCCTACTATATTAGatcaaaaatgaacaaataaaactgatgggtttattttcctatttttgTCACTGCTTCTTTAGTAATCAAAAATGTGATATATCCAGTGTAAAGCAATAAGCTGtactgaaatttttttttgcaaataattACCACTGGACAAAACTTTGACATCAGACTTAATACTGCAAAGTTCAAAGTGATCCTgtctttatttaaatgaaatgttcaTGTCCAATACTTCTACACGATTGACCTTAAACGAATAATTTCTACTAAACTTTCAAACAGGTGTCACTGTAGTGTGTCTGCATGTTCTGTAGTGTGAAACATGTTCGTCTCCAGAGTCGGGACATGACAGTTAACCCTCATGTTTTGAGTGGTTAGGTACTTGACCTCTGCTCCGTTGACATTAGAAGATGGCCGAGCTTTAAGCACAATTTCTCTGCATGAATTATTAAAGATTAGGCACATACTGGATGGACGCAGCGTCCGCCATGCAACCTAGACGCACCCTGATCCTAAGTGTCTTTCAGTTGTATTGATTgatattttcatatttctaCAGGGAATTTCCAGCACCATGGCATGCCATTAATTCACTTTCTCAGATTGCTTATTCAATAGTAGGAACATAGATTCGAAATAAAGGCCTTGAATTTATATAGCTTGTTGAAGTCATGAGGTCAAATCATTGTTATGGTCAGAtgttaaaattgaaataaaatatagataggtttttttttttcttgttttcacaacatgcttgttgattttgtcattCTTGACAAAGGATAGACCACTGGTTAAGGCATCTTGAACAAATATATCAGAAGATAAATTATGCAAGTCACATAAATAAGAACTAAGAAAAAAATTGTACTCAGGGTAAGATTTTGTCTGTGGGAATAATAGTATTGCCTTGgcacataaacataaaatatgGCATTATGTATCAgatgaatttgtttttattctgaatttccTATAAAATTAAATCTCATATATAATATCTGATTGCAAATCCCTGTATATATTTAGGGTTATAATgtgaaaacaaataatataaatgtgtgtgcaaCACGGGATGGCAGCGCATGCTCTCAAAAGTGTGTGGCCCAGATTAAAGGCGTCAAATGTTGCAGTAGGCTTTTGTGAGGCAATGAGACACTATTGCTTTCCTGTCACATATAATTTATAGCCTACCATTTGCATCTATTCCCATCTACTATTAATTCAcaacttttctttttatctcaAAGTCCCAATCAATAAGGCCTTATCCGCACTGCAATTCTAGATATTTGTGAATAATGTGAGAAAGTCTGATCAGGCAAGTCAGTAATGTCAGCCTACAAGCAATCTTGACTTCTTTAAAGGACCGGTTAAGCGATGGAGGGAGGATGACAGACAGAGGAacatagatagagagagaaagagagtgggagacagatagagacagcgAGACATTATTGAAGTTGAGGCCAGGTCAAGGCAGTGAAGCCCATCATTGAGGTGAATTGATGTGATTTCATGCTTTGTTTGCAAGATCATTCAGACCAAAGTGCAATGAAGACCTTCCCCCATATCACACCTTTGAGCTAGCAGGACTTTATCATATTTCTAAAACTGGGATCCTGTTTGATTGAATCTAGGCTCTCTAGGGTAGCCCCGACTCATCCTTAAATATTGACTTCATGACTGGCCCTAATGCCTTCAGATTGGTTGTTTGTGACAGAATCAGCTATCCTTATGGGAAGAGCTCAAGACAACACAAGAATTTTACCTGGTTGATCCTGGTTGATAACAGtctttatataaaaatgagtTTTGATGAGCACAATTGCTACATTTGTTAGAATATTAAGCAGATTCTATTTGCTTTAATAGGATAATAAGGACCAAAGTTCAGCAGCCCTTCCATCCTTCTCCAGACGGGACAGGAACTACCCTCACCTCAGCAGGACACACTATAGGTAAGATAGCTACTTAGCTTTTACAATATTATAGGAagcatacttttttttgttaaaaattgcCCTTATGTTAAAAAATGGTTTCCTAGTGTTAagctttattctgtgttttttccAGTGCCTAGCACAGCCTCCCCACCTGTATCAAGTGCTTCGAATGACCCGGTAGGCTCCTACTCCATCAACGGCATCCTTGGAATCCCTCGCTCCAACGGCGAAAAGAGAAAACGTGATGATGGTAAGAGACTGGATTATATTCTATTGCTTCTactaaaaccaaaaaaacttTTCTGGGCTTTTTGCTTTTGCTATGACTGGCCgcaattttaaaaacatatgCGGCAAGAACAGAAGGCGGTTATTTGATAGCACTTTAAAAAGCAGGCAGTAAAAGTGCAGATTGGACTGTGCCATTTAGCTGTTTGTGGAACTGAAGGTACCTTTTGCTATGTGAATGATGTGGTATGTCAGCGCCACCTAGAAAGTACACATATATTATGAGGCACTACGATTTCATAAGCACTCTGACAAGATAGTGCATAAGTAGTGTGCTGAGGAAATAACACATATACAGAACATGTGCACTCATCACCTTTTAACTGAATGAGTTGAAAGCAGTCgctataataaaacaataatgtatatatGCATTTTGCTAATAGTCTTTGGATTTCTAAGAATAACAATGAACAAAAAATTTTTTCACTAAGGATGTCTGTATTCGATGCATAAATGGACAACTGTAGTCAAACTACAGTCAACAAAACAAGTTACACAAATAAGGAACATGACCTGTACTAACATTTTCTCTCCTTTGAAAATGAGAGGGCACACACTGCTTAAGGCCTAATGGCTCATCggctctctaaaaaaaaaaaaaaaagcttttgaaGGCTAGTGAATAAAGATCAGTGTGGTTCTGCGCCAAACAAGCACACAGACGCAGGAGTAGTttaagggagggagggggaagTGGTTGGAAATGATCTCTTAAAACATTTATCAAAGCAGGCCTACTTGCTTCTTTTATGTTTCCATCTCTTTAGTTCTCTGGAGTGGCAACCACTTGGATGGGAGGAAAATAGGATATTGTAAGTTCTGTTAGCCCACCTTTTCTTTGCTTGCTCAATCATGGGCCACTCGACTCTGATCAAGTGGccatgtgagggtgtgtgtatgtgtgtctggaGTCCCAGCTGAAGACAGAGCACAGATATGCCTAATGATATCTTTATGGAGAGCAGTTGGGATCGTATATATAAAGTCTGTGAAAACATGTCTGTTACAAATCACATTTGCTACACGGCTTGCTGAAGCTgtagtgagtttttttttttccactgctgCAAGGATGGATTGAGAGTGACTAGATTATCATATGAATGTTTAAATTGCAAGTGGTGATAGTTTGATTACATTTTGCTTAATTTTAGTGTCAAATGGAGTAGGGGGTGGGGGCAGGGTTAGGGTAATTGCTATGTAGAGCATTTGGCAATTTATAGTTTTCTTTGCTTAAATAATACTATATTCAATAATGGACATTCTATTACAACTACCACACAAGGAGTGAAGTAAATAATAACAGCGAGattgatattatatatattttttggattAGTTCATTTTAGACTAATTCAAGTGTATTGAGATACGTTGCACTGAACACGTTATGGTGAGAGTGTAATATAGACCTcttagctgtattttttttttttattctgtgccAATTGTCCAGAAAGCTGTGAGTTATTTAAACTTAGCCCTTATTTCACACAGGGACATCAGGGAGGCTGCTCGACAGTCTGCGCTTGGTTTCAATTTCATAGCAGCACAGCAGCCTTGGGCTACCTGAGCCATATTTGGCTGAGTGCCGCAAGTCTCGCCTTCATTAGATGATGACATAACTGAAAATATGTTAATCTGATTTTGGGAGGATGGGGTAGTACAGCACGTTTTATGAAGCCCAAATGTAATAGGAACAAAAACTGGCTGATTTTGCAGAAAAAGTTTGTGCTTCGGGTTTTCTTTTAATAGTGCTGAAATTATGGTCATTTTACTGAGCATCAGGCCATTGCACTTGTTTTCAGATATAGATGCCAGTTTGCACTGCCCTTAAAAAAAAGCCTCCATTACAAGGGGATTGTGGAGATAATGTAGTGTGACATGCTTTATGTACACCAGGTTTTCATAAGGGGGATTTCAGGGACATAGGTGTCATAAGAGTCATTAATCTGCCATTTTCATGTGTTATTGCAAATTAGAAGTAGCATGTTAGATTCGCTAGCTATGGGTGATGTTAAGCATGGTGCAGAGGGGAAAAGGAAGGAGGGGGGGGTAACTCTGTGGATTAGCTCTTTGGTGGCAATAGCTCCTTGCACGTTGAACATAGTGACATTTAAGAGAATTTGCAATTCTGCCGAGAAAAGCTATTAATTCACAAATTAACATCCCAGTTTCTCTATCACGGATGCACAAGCTATTGAAAAGACAAAAGGAATAGCCTAAaggggaagagggagagagctgCAGCCCTATCTTTGTAAAGATTGGTTTATATGTCTGCAAGCAGTGATACCAATTACACCAGCACACTGAGAATGCGCCTCAACCATATTGCTGCCTATGCAGGCCCCTCAATCCGTTGCTAAATTTATTTGTGTATCTCATTATGGAAAATAGAATGCCTGTCGTGCCAAATGCATTAATAGCAAAAGGGGGGAATTAAGTCTGTTCAGGCTTTTTCACTCATTCATTAATACCTCTATACCAGATATGACAAATGAGTGCACTAAGTTAATTACCAGCATGTAGTGTTCAGGAATGTATTGATATTATTATATGTTCCACCCACCCAAAGCAGTGGTTAGTTGATTGTGACCTTGTTATGCCTGATACGGAGGTTGGTATGACCCAAGCTGTCCTTCTGTCTTTTCCTTCAATATAAAAGCAGACTGGTAAACACAAGATGGTTAGGGAGTTTAAATGTTTGATGCTCCTTGTAATAAATTACCAACCAAAAAAATAGAAGTGAATGTTGAAGTTGTTGTGGGAGTGGACGAGCATGTGGGCCTATGAGAGAGAAATTAAAGTCGGGTGATTTAAAAGGCAAAGCAGTTTATTTATGTGACAAGATAAAGAGATTACATCCGCAAAGCCAATGCCATCATGGTCAAAGCATGCGAAAGCTTCACCACTTCTCTTTGTAGCTCATTTGTTCATTTGACAAGGACTGCTTTGAGAGTGAACGGCCCCAGCACACCTCAAATCCCCATGCTAAAATAGTTTGGCCTGCAGCTAGAATGCTTCAGCCTGTGCTTCTATTTCATGGCTTGTAAGATTCTATTGTGTCCATATGGATTCTACTCTAAAAAAAGGAATAGAAATGAAATACATCCAAACCAAGAAATGGATTGGCCTCTGTCTAGATCGAAAAAGAACATCCCACCGATCTCATCCCGATGATGGCCTCTGTATGAAAGAGAAAGCCCAGATTTGAGCGAGGCTGTAGAGCGTAACCATGAGAGAAGAAGGTGTCAGGGCTCCTTATCAAAGGACACAAAAGGTCTATGCCCTGCTCTGCTGATACATCTGCATTCAAGCAGACCGGCTCTGTCGTCTGCTGCCGGCCTGCTCACAAAATGACACCTCACAAATCTGCAGCATGGAAACATCTAAGGACAGGCTGGTTCGCTTGAAGAGGAATCATGTCAGAGAAAAGTCAATTATGGGCACTGATGCTGAGAATTAATGGTGCGCTGCATTACTCAGGTTTTAAAAGGAGCAAGAGTGGGGGAAAGAGAGCAAgcgggagagtgagtgagaggttaagagagaggaagatgCGTTTATTAATTGTGTTCCAGAACGTTGCGTCACATGAATGCGATGTGCTAAATGATGGCCTGGGTGTGAGTACAGTAGAAGATGTGTGATATGGGTGACAGGAGCAACCCACTCTGACAATAAGGGGGAGGAggggtagacagagagagagagaagactctCATTCCTCAGCCCACTGCCAGCCTGCTCAGCACAGCTAAATTGAATTAATAAAGCTTTTAAACATGCCGCAACATAACAGGAAATTAACAGCCCCGcttgtgctgctgctgccacaaccagcagaagcagcaacatctctctctctcactctctctctccttctctccttttcttgtCTCTTATGATACAGTTATTTGCCGTGCAGCCTTTCCGCTTCATGGCCTTCATAAATAGGGGATTTTTTTCTCAAACTAAGTACAGCTGACATGGAAGGTGTGTTTGCCCCTTTGCTCAAttcctttctccttctctttctcctacTCCCTGGCATTATGTGCTTTTAGGTTTGTTCCCtctaaaattgatttttttttacgtgCAGGATATGTTTGGTTCAAACAGTTACACTTTTGCAGGAATCAAAATGATCTGAATCTGCAACCGTCATTCTGTCGTTTAACATAGCAATCGTAATGAACAAATCAGCCATGTCACCTCGGCtggaaatagaaaatagaaagcACTAAGTAAAAACGGGCAAACGATATTGTCAGTAATTCAAGGCCAAGAACAAACCTACTTTATGTTCCAAAaagtctcttcctctctgtctgtctcaagCATGATGTTATCTGAAGTAAGCAGCAGATGAAAGCAAAAGGCACAATATCCCTCTGTTTACAGGATGTCACACTTGCCCTGGCtgctctatctatccatttacctacaaaagcaaaaaataaaaacattaattgGCAAACAATTTGAGCTACTGCTGTAACTGGTAGCCTTAaggaatatttttaatatttttaataaactaaactaaaataaaataaaataaaaaatatttagagCTTGTATTTTTGGTCTCACTATGTCaactctgaaataaaaaaaaatggaaaattgaagtacattttttaatgctagcatttaaaacattttaacatgCCTGTTGTCATTTTTTGTCTAGCTTAAGGAAAACCTAGATCTCTTATACTCTAATTTTATCTGAATGAGGCCCTGAGGAGGAGGAAGCCCAGGAGAGTAGTGTTTTATGGACTCTAGTTATCTGATCTGACAGAGCCGCAGTCCCATAGCACCAGAGTGCTAATGTAAGACCatgtcaaaacaaaaaaaagtgtccaAATGTGATCAATGTGGAACAACCACAGGGTAATCAGCAAACAACTGACACAGGGAAACAACACAATGGATTCTTCACCATGTCCTGTGCAGTTCCTTAGAGGTCAAAATTTGCACCCATTATTACATACTTTATTCTTTATATGTTAAGGCAGAAGGAGAACACTGAATCAATAACATGTAAGAACACAAATAGCTGACGTAACCTTGGTGTAGCTCAGATCTCCTCTAAATATTGTAATGTAGAGCAGCCCAGCCCCCCACAGCTCAAGCAGCAGTAATGTCCCCTGTGTCCAGCAGCAGCACTGCACGTTTTGGGCTTTTGAGTATGGGAAGCATGCTTTACCACAGTGAATGACACACGCTTGCTTATTGATCGCATTTTGCACTTAGCCTAGCTGATAGAAAGTAATTAATGACTCTATTTTCTTCTGTACCAAAGAGAACAATTGAGTTTTATACAGCAACAACACACGGTCATATGAAAAGGCCCCCAAGGGAGAGGTCCATAAGAAATGCTTGACCTCAAATATGGAATGATTCAAATAATGGCAGGAAAAAAAGCAATATGAAAACCATACATGCCACAAGAGGGATTAATAGGAGGGAGAAATATATTGCCTCATTCTAGATGCTACTTCACAcagagaatctctctctctctctctctctctctctctctctctcacacacacacacacacacacacacgcacacagaagAGAGCTCTCTATCACAGCTCTCTATGGATCCATTTCTCTCTGAAAGTCAGGTTCATCCTATGGCTTCAGCCATTGAAAAAAGGTCAAGCTGCCGGGTAGAATGGCAATAACACCTCTGAAATGGTACTATCAGTGGAACATGATTGATCAATTGAATTCCATAGCACAGAAAAATGTGGGATTAAGTAGAGTATTATACGCACAATGAGTTGAGGCATGATGTTCATTTCAAGTTCATTTCGCCTCCCTCTTGCCACCAGATCAGGCAATCAATAGGAGCCTTGCATATCATATATCACCACACTCACGCCGAGGAGAGAACATAATCTGCTGCAAATTTAGAATGACAGATTTGTAAGGGAGCTAAAGTCAGAGGCTGGGAGCTTGGGTGGCTACTGGCATGGCAGGCAGATTAGCTGGAGATtttcagaaacaaaacaaagtggTGGGAAAGCCAGTAAGGTACTTTTAGTAAGGTGATAAGGTCAGAAGCCAAAGGGAAACTGGCCATTTGTTTATAGACAGTGTATCTAAAAGAAATGCATAAGCTAGAAGTCAAGCAGTGTAATTGTATTCAGGCTGTAGCTGGCCTCCCATTTTTTTCCAGGGAAAAGCAATCTGAAAGTGAAAGCAGCATTACATTCTAAAGGAAATTGTGCCTTTAAATAATAGCACT comes from the Hemibagrus wyckioides isolate EC202008001 linkage group LG03, SWU_Hwy_1.0, whole genome shotgun sequence genome and includes:
- the pax2a gene encoding paired box protein Pax-2a isoform X9, which encodes MDIHCKADPFTAMHLSHIGHGGVNQLGGVFVNGRPLPDVVRQRIVELAHQGVRPCDISRQLRVSHGCVSKILGRYYETGSIKPGVIGGSKPKVATPKVVDKIAEYKRQNPTMFAWEIRDRLLAEGVCDNDTVPSVSSINRIIRTKVQQPFHPSPDGTGTTLTSAGHTIVPSTASPPVSSASNDPVGSYSINGILGIPRSNGEKRKRDDVLWSGNHLDGRKIGYYGSDGSGPNSDSQGSVESLRKHLRADAFTQQQLEALDRVFERPSYPDVFPTSEHIKPEQANEYSLPALNPGLDEVKPSLSTSASSELGSSVSQSYPVVTGRDMASTTLPGYPPHVPPTGQGSYPTSTLAGMVPGSDFSGNPYSHPQYTTYNEAWRFSNPALLSSPYYYSAASRGSAPPTAATAYDRH
- the pax2a gene encoding paired box protein Pax-2a isoform X11, translated to MDIHCKADPFTAMHRHGGVNQLGGVFVNGRPLPDVVRQRIVELAHQGVRPCDISRQLRVSHGCVSKILGRYYETGSIKPGVIGGSKPKVATPKVVDKIAEYKRQNPTMFAWEIRDRLLAEGVCDNDTVPSVSSINRIIRTKVQQPFHPSPDGTGTTLTSAGHTIVPSTASPPVSSASNDPVGSYSINGILGIPRSNGEKRKRDDVLWSGNHLDGRKIGYYGSDGSGPNSDSQGSVESLRKHLRADAFTQQQLEALDRVFERPSYPDVFPTSEHIKPEQANEYSLPALNPGLDEVKPSLSTSASSELGSSVSQSYPVVTGRDMASTTLPGYPPHVPPTGQGSYPTSTLAGMVPGSDFSGNPYSHPQYTTYNEAWRFSNPALLSSPYYYSAASRGSAPPTAATAYDRH